The Hypomesus transpacificus isolate Combined female chromosome 6, fHypTra1, whole genome shotgun sequence genomic interval AAACTGGGAGATGGCTTGCTTTTGAAGGGTGAGCTGTACCAATGGGACAATGAGCGGAAGGTGCACTTCTCTCGAACTGTAGGGCTGTGGGAGCAGGTAATACCTGGCCCAGGTTACCCATCCCAGGGTTTGCTTGGGGCGAGGCCTGTGGGTCTGCCCAGGGCTTCCCTTGGGCTGGACTCAGGGATTCCCACTGTCCCTTGCATGCACTGACAGTTTGCTTGCTTGCTTCACTCTTCATTGTAGCAGCACAGCTCACTGATTCTTGAGAAGGTGGACAAAACAGGGTGcaacattaaaaaaattaaaccTTGTGCTCAGACAAATCAAACAGCATGAAGGTATCTAACGTGTACTAAGCTACTGAGCAATGCTTTGATATAACTTCCTAAcctgtctttttttttcaaaattagCTTTTTACCTTGCCATCACTTACAAAGGCTCAACACCATCAGACACCAAAAATACACATTGATTTTAACTCAAATTATGCTAGACCCATGAGAATAATTGCAGTCACAAATTTTCGCCAAGGCTGACAAAGGccgcaattatttatttttgaattctatatatatacacagtttGAAAATTTCCGTCTGTGTTTCATTTATTGTACTGTTTAATATAATGTAAACTTTAACAGCAAACAAGATGTTTTTAAGATTTCAAAACACATCCTCTTGTTAGGAGATggattacatttttacataatgACCAACAATTCCTCAACAGATACAAAATGTCATCATGAAATGCTTTTGTGGTTTTCAAGTAATTTCTCATTATATTACACATGAAAATAGGGTTTATAAATGCTGAATATGCGACAATACAACATAAATCTGATGGTGGTGATATCTCAGTGTTGACACATTAGgcatttttttcacaaaataaaaGGAGTTTATGTAATTTCCTCTTAGTTTATTTAGGGAGATTTTTCTTCTGATTTTGGAAGCTAGACCTAAAAGTAAACCCAGACTgactaaacaaaaaaatatgtgtgtgttgtaatcGACTCCCCTGACATTGTGagggaatgatagcattatactgctgatcaatgctgctataccaatcaatatctaatatgaatatgtaaacacacatgttttgtaatgctaataactaagatacaaatattgaatgtgatcaattgatttaataaagtaacagataagaaacattgaaatgtaactttggtgtgtggacaagaatgcagatgtcaggcaaactgacttgggaggcgagtttgtgacgctcagggactggtgtgagcacaatgagctagtcagctcatgggagtaaaagtgtcaacttgggagataaggtgatgctgggaacataactcttctctgcttcaggacgagtcagaccggacagttcttactatggataatatgcccccttcccctggagaccctgccccccccccttctcactgtatgccccccttctccttggagcccatctgcccctttacatcatctgacctaggagtggtcttaccctctccccttccccttgaagaccccaccccatatatcatcaggacctcgagatgacctgctctcaactctggagaactcaaaccccccccccccccttggattgcatcagacctgtgggtcttgtccacccccctccctgaacaacaccagacctgtgggtcttctctgccccctccctctcctaacatcaccaggtccgtggactgcccaccttgcgccagcatgaacgccctggacatttaattggttaacaatagccaccccaaggtctcctgaccaatggccactcaccagacctccctctctggggagtacaagatctgtctcccaagggcggggagacagaacttgggaggggcagaactttctctgatattctgtcacgaccactttctcaacgaaggccttcgttcgttctaatcttatactctgttttggtgggacgactgctgttgcatcatcaactgattcattgtactagactacggacatcttggtgtattgttttcattgtgtatcttgtgattgcatcattactaattaaactacaaataacttggtacaatgcttaaccgtgtatcattcttcctctcaacacccagtttacactatccttaacaacaTTTACTATATCTTCCTGATGTTATCATGATGGTAATTATAGATGACATTTTCAGCAGTATCATTATACATACCGTATGCATGATTATCATCAGCGATTGTCATAGACTGTGGGTATTTAAGGATGATCCTCAACTCTCGTCAGTTCAGAGGGTGGCAGCAGACCAGGGCTTCAGGTAACCATAGATACATCACCATATACATTGCTTACAAGTAAGGAAAGGAACGTGGACACAATatcattgtttatttatttgtattcaaaaGATAGCCTTTTGAAATTGACTATTTGATCATCTTAATTTTGAGGGGGGAAAACCTTTTATACTTATTCATAATGACAAATGATGTAATGTCTCCTCTACCTccactctacctccctcctttacctccctctacctcccttgCAGGTTCCAGCAGTATGGATATAGGTCCTAGTGTCCCCAGCTCTGACATGCCGAACTCCATTCATCTGTGTTATGAGAATGTCAACAGGTCCTGTGTCAAAGCCTACATCTTCTCTCCTGCAGTAAAGGATATTTTTTACCTTATCTTCAGCTCCATGATTGTGCTCACCGTGGCTGGAAACATGCTGGTTATCGTCTCCATCCTCCACTTTAAACAGGTATGTTTGATTTACATCACATGTTGTAGTGCTAAGACTGGTTATATTAGTGTTACATATGGTTAACCAACTCATGCTTATCCTAAAACTTAAGATGTACCTAACGCATGTAGCTAACCAGAAGTTTAAATCAAGTTTATAGTCTTTACAGTGTCTGACCCAGGTGTGTCTCTCATCAGCTCCACACTCCTACCAACTTCCTCATCCTGTCCCTGGCTGCAGCTGACCTGCTGTTAGGGGTTCTAGTCATCCCTTTCGCTTTTGCCTACAATGTGGAGAACTGCTGGTATCTGGGGCACTTTTTCTGTAAGATACACATAAGCCTGGCCATGACTTTAGTCACCGCGTCCATCATCAACCTAAGTTTCATCTCTATCGACCGCTACTATGCAGTGTGTCGTCCTCTGCACTACAGAACAACCATCACTGTTCAGACATCTCTGATCATGGTGATGGTGAGCTGGGGAGTGTCTACTCTAGTGGGCTTTGGGACAATATTCCTGGAGCTCAACATCCTGGGTGAAGAGGAGTTCTACTATAAGCATGTGCTCTgtgaggggctgtgtgtgttttacctgacAGCCACCTCTCGCTCCATCTGCACTTTACTCTCCTTCTACCTCCCTGCACTCATCATGCTCTGCATCTACCTCAAGATCTTCCTGGTGGCCCAGAGACAGGCTCGCAGCATCCAGAGCACCACCTTCCAGAACCAGAACTCTGGAGCTGTGGCCAGCAAGTCAGAGAGAAAGGCCTTCAGAACCCTGGCTATTGTTATGGGAGCATTTCTATGTTGCTGgactcctctttttctctgcaTTGTGGCAACTCCTTATCTCGTACACACTAACCTTCCACTGGTTTTGGCAATCGCAAATAGCATTGGCTATTCAAACTCCTTTCTTAATCCTATAGTGTATGCCTTTTTTTACAGCTGGTTCAGGAGGGCGTTTAGGATGATTGTTTTTGGTTCCATATTTCAGCCACAATCATCAAACACAAATTTGTCCGGCATTAATAATATACGTTTGAATTGAAAGGATATTAACCATAGTAAagtaaaatatgaatatatatatatatatatatacagtgccctccaaaagtattggaacagtgaggcgaattcctttatttttgctgtagactgaaaacatttgggcttgacatcaaataatgaacgtgagaccagagatcaacgtttcagcttttatttccaggtatttacatcaggatctgatgcacaactaagaaaatatcacattttgtttgaatccacccatttgtcatgtgatcaaaagtattggaacagatatacttaaaacatatttaagtgaataagacttaatatttagttgcaaatcctttgctttcaataactgcagcaagtctgtgacccattgacgtcaccaaacttttgcattcttcctttttgatgctttcccaggctttcactgcagcctctttcagttgttgtttgttttttggggttcctcccttcagtct includes:
- the LOC124469068 gene encoding trace amine-associated receptor 1-like, with amino-acid sequence MILNSRQFRGWQQTRASGSSSMDIGPSVPSSDMPNSIHLCYENVNRSCVKAYIFSPAVKDIFYLIFSSMIVLTVAGNMLVIVSILHFKQLHTPTNFLILSLAAADLLLGVLVIPFAFAYNVENCWYLGHFFCKIHISLAMTLVTASIINLSFISIDRYYAVCRPLHYRTTITVQTSLIMVMVSWGVSTLVGFGTIFLELNILGEEEFYYKHVLCEGLCVFYLTATSRSICTLLSFYLPALIMLCIYLKIFLVAQRQARSIQSTTFQNQNSGAVASKSERKAFRTLAIVMGAFLCCWTPLFLCIVATPYLVHTNLPLVLAIANSIGYSNSFLNPIVYAFFYSWFRRAFRMIVFGSIFQPQSSNTNLSGINNIRLN